The proteins below come from a single Cricetulus griseus strain 17A/GY chromosome 6, alternate assembly CriGri-PICRH-1.0, whole genome shotgun sequence genomic window:
- the Apip gene encoding methylthioribulose-1-phosphate dehydratase isoform X2, which yields MFVCDINEQDISGPPASKKLKKSQCTPLFMNAYTMRGAGAVIHTHSKAAVMATLLFPGQEFKITHQEMIKGIKKCTSGGYYRYDDMLVVPIIENTPEEKDLKERMAHAMNEYPDSCAVLVRRHGVYVWGETWEKAKTMCECYDYLFDIAVSMKKMGMDPAQLPVGENGIV from the exons ATGTTTGTTTGTGACATCAATGAACAGGACATAAGTGGGCCTCCAGCATCTAAGAAGCTCAAAAAGAGCCAGTGTACTCCTCTTTTCATGAATGCTTACACCATGAGAG GAGCAGGCGCCGTGATTCATACCCACTCTAAGGCTGCTGTCATGGCCACCCTTCTGTTCCCAGGACAGGAGTTTAAAATTACACATCAAGAGATGatcaaaggaataaagaaatgtaCCTCAGGAGGGTATTACag ATATGATGACATGTTAGTGGTACCCATTATTGAGAACACTCCTGAAGAGAAGGACCTCAAGGAACGAATGGCTCATGCAATGAATGAATACCCAGACTCCTGTGCAGTGCTCGTCAGGCGTCACGGGGTGTACGTGTGGGGAGAAACATGGGAGAAAGCAAAAACCAT GTGTGAGTGTTATGACTACCTGTTTGACATTGCAGTCTCCATGAAGAAGATGGGAATGGATCCAGCACAGCTTCCAGTTGGAGAAAATGGAATTGTATGA
- the Apip gene encoding methylthioribulose-1-phosphate dehydratase isoform X1, with protein MSGCHAQGNCCSRPCGVQDKEHPRFLIPELCKQFYHLGWVTGTGGGISLKHGNEIYIAPSGVQKERIQPEDMFVCDINEQDISGPPASKKLKKSQCTPLFMNAYTMRGAGAVIHTHSKAAVMATLLFPGQEFKITHQEMIKGIKKCTSGGYYRYDDMLVVPIIENTPEEKDLKERMAHAMNEYPDSCAVLVRRHGVYVWGETWEKAKTMCECYDYLFDIAVSMKKMGMDPAQLPVGENGIV; from the exons GACAAGGAACATCCCAGATTCCTGATCCCAGAACTTTGCAAACAGTTTTACCATCTGGGCTGGGTCACCGGCACTGGAGGAGGAATTAGCTTGAAGCATGG CAATGAAATCTACATTGCTCCCTCAGGCGTGCAAAAGGAACGCATTCAG CCAGAAGATATGTTTGTTTGTGACATCAATGAACAGGACATAAGTGGGCCTCCAGCATCTAAGAAGCTCAAAAAGAGCCAGTGTACTCCTCTTTTCATGAATGCTTACACCATGAGAG GAGCAGGCGCCGTGATTCATACCCACTCTAAGGCTGCTGTCATGGCCACCCTTCTGTTCCCAGGACAGGAGTTTAAAATTACACATCAAGAGATGatcaaaggaataaagaaatgtaCCTCAGGAGGGTATTACag ATATGATGACATGTTAGTGGTACCCATTATTGAGAACACTCCTGAAGAGAAGGACCTCAAGGAACGAATGGCTCATGCAATGAATGAATACCCAGACTCCTGTGCAGTGCTCGTCAGGCGTCACGGGGTGTACGTGTGGGGAGAAACATGGGAGAAAGCAAAAACCAT GTGTGAGTGTTATGACTACCTGTTTGACATTGCAGTCTCCATGAAGAAGATGGGAATGGATCCAGCACAGCTTCCAGTTGGAGAAAATGGAATTGTATGA